Proteins encoded in a region of the Neodiprion lecontei isolate iyNeoLeco1 chromosome 5, iyNeoLeco1.1, whole genome shotgun sequence genome:
- the LOC107219192 gene encoding 1,4-alpha-glucan-branching enzyme: MGGKWSSMDPMQIEVPELKTLLERDPYLAPYEKEIRKRYAIFKDYVEKIEVAEKDFDQFSLAYKHFGVHINPDNSVTALEWAPGARELFLTGDFNGWDRTKTPYKKLDYGKWELKLEPNLDGSSPIQHLSEVKVIVRNNNGELLERLSPWASYVTQPPNRSEGTTFKQRLWHPTDDKIYKFKYPKPKRPKSLRIYECHVGIATQELRVGTYLEFAKNIIPRIVKQGYNSIQLMAVMEHAYYASFGYQVTSFFATSSRYGTPEELKELIDEAHKHGLVVLLDIVHSHASKNTLDGLNEFDGTDSCFFHSGFRGEHPLWGSRLFNYAEFEVVRFLLSNLRWYAEEFAFDGFRFDGVTSMLYHSRGMGEGFSGHYDEYYGLNVDVEGVVYLMMANHMLHKLYPEMITIAEDVSGMPAICRPVAEGGVGFDYRLGMALPDKWIKLLKECKDEDWNMGDICWTLSNRRWMEKTVAYSESHDQALVGDKTIAFWLMDKEMYTHMSELSPPNNLVSRGIALHNLITLITHGLGGEAYLNFIGNEFGHPEWLDFPRAGNGDSYHYARRQWNLVDDPILKYKYMNNWDREINLLEEKYGWLHANPGYVSWKHEDDKVIVFDRAGLVFVFNFHPTKSFPDYAIGVNEPGVYQILLSSDDAQFGGENRIDTSIKHFSKPEPFANRPHRLYAYVPCRTAIILNRES, from the exons ATGGGTGGAAAATGGTCCTCAATGGATCCAATGCAGATCGAAGTACCTGAACTGAAAACTCTACTAGAAAGGGATCCGTACTTGGCGCCGTACGAAAAGGAGATTCGGAAGAG ATATGCGATATTCAAAGATtacgtggaaaaaattgaggTGGCGGAAAAGGATTTTGATCAATTTTCCCTGGCATATAAACACTTTGGAGTGCATATTAACCCAGACAACAGTGTAACAGCTTTGGAATGGGCGCCGGGAGCTAGAGAACTTTTTCTTACCGGCGACTTTA ATGGTTGGGATCGCACTAAAACTCCATACAAGAAACTCGATTATGGAAAATGGGAGCTGAAACTGGAGCCAAATCTTGACGGTTCCAGCCCCATTCAACATTTGTCAGAAGTTAAAGTTATtgtgagaaataataatgGCGAATTATTGGAAAGACTGAGCCCTTGGGCATCTTACGTTACTCAACCGCCAAACCGCTCTGAAGGGACAACTTTCAAGCAAAGACTATGGCATCCAACTGATGACAAG ATCTACAAGTTTAAATATCCAAAACCAAAACGACCCAAGAGTCTAAGGATATACGAATGCCACGTCGGAATTGCGACTCAGGAATTGCGAGTCGGGACATACTTAGagtttgcaaaaaatatcatacccAGAATTGTTAAGCAGGGTTATAACTCCATCCAATTAATGGCGGTCATGGAACATGCTTATTACGCCAGTTTTGGATATCAG GTGACTTCATTTTTCGCAACCTCTTCGCGTTATGGAACACCTGAAGAGTTAAAGGAGTTGATAGATGAAGCTCACAAGCACGGATTGGTAGTTCTTTTAGACATAGTCCATTCTCACGCTTCAAAGAACACCTTGGATGGATTGAATGAGTTCGATGGAACAGATTCTTGCTTCTTTCACTCAGGCTTCAGAGGCGAACATCCTCTGTGGGGTAGTCGCTTATTCAATTACGCGGAATTCGAGGTTGTCAGATTCCTACTATCAAATTTACGTTGGTATGCTGAAGAGTTTGCATTCGATGGATTCAG GTTTGACGGTGTCACGTCCATGTTGTACCATTCTAGAGGGATGGGAGAAGGATTCAGTGGTCATTACGACGAATATTACGGTCTCAATGTAGACGTTGAAGGAGTAGTTTATCTAATGATGGCTAATCATATGCTGCATAAACTTTATCCTGAAATGATAACCATTGCCGAGGACGTTAGTGGAATGCCGGCAATTTGCAG GCCAGTTGCAGAGGGAGGAGTAGGCTTTGATTACCGCCTAGGAATGGCGCTTCCTGACAAGTGGATTAAATTGTTGAAGGAGTGTAAAGATGAGGATTGGAATATGGGGGACATCTGTTGGACATTGAGCAATCGTCGCTGGATGGAGAAAACTGTGGCTTATTCCGAATCCCATGACCAGGCGCTAGTCGGTGACAAAACAATCGCCTTTTGGTTGATGGACAAAGAAATGTACACGCACATGAGCGAGCTAAGCCCCCCCAACAACCTCGTCTCGCGTGGAATTGCTCTCCACAATCTTATTACTTTGATTACTCACGGACTTGGCGGTGAAGCTTATCTCAATTTCATTG GTAACGAGTTTGGGCATCCTGAGTGGCTAGATTTTCCTCGGGCAGGAAATGGAGACAGTTACCACTATGCAAGGCGGCAATGGAACCTTGTAGATGACCCAATCCTTAAATATAAGTACATGAATAATTGGGACCGAGAAATTAATcttttggaagaaaaatatggcTGGCTGCATGCTAACCCT ggCTACGTAAGCTGGAAACACGAAGATGACAAAGTGATAGTATTTGACCGAGCAGGACTTGTGTTTGTCTTTAATTTTCATCCGACGAAGTCATTCCCTGATTACGCTATAGGCGTGAACGAACCTGGAGTTTATCAGATATTACTGAGCAGTGATGACGCTCAATTTGGCGGCGAAAATCGCATCGATACCAGCATCAAGCATTTCAGTAAACCAGAACCATTTGCTAACCGTCCGCACAGACTTTATGCCTATGTTCCCTGTCGTACAGCTATAATTTTAAATCGAG AATCCTGA